The proteins below come from a single Triticum aestivum cultivar Chinese Spring chromosome 5D, IWGSC CS RefSeq v2.1, whole genome shotgun sequence genomic window:
- the LOC123122235 gene encoding noroxomaritidine/norcraugsodine reductase-like, whose translation MAAAECGSREERWSLAGATALVTGGSKGIGGAIVEELAGFGARVHTCSRNAAELEECCLRWEEKGMRVTVSVCHVSVPADREKLMDTVRQTFDGKLSILVNNAGQHLVKPTVECTMEEYKNVMATNLESSFHLCQLARPLLARAVGGNIINISSIASSIGFAGSTIYTITKGALNQLTWSLATEWAPHNIRVNSVAPGFIATDMVEKINKEYMEREHAKTPLRRCGKPAEVASTVAFLCMPAASFITGQVIYVDGGRTISA comes from the exons ATGGCGGCAGCCGAGTGTGGGAGCAGGGAGGAGAGGTGGAGCCTGGCCGGCGCCACGGCGCTCGTCACCGGCGGGAGCAAAGGGATCGGGGGGGCCATCGTGGAGGAGCTCGCCGGGTTCGGGGCCAGGGTGCACACCTGCTCCCGGAACGCCGCGGAGCTGGAGGAGTGCTGCCTGCGGTGGGAGGAGAAGGGCATGCGCGTCACCGTCTCCGTTTGTCACGTCTCCGTGCCCGCCGACAGGGAGAAGCTCATGGATACGGTCCGGCAAACCTTCGACGGCAAGCTTAGCATACTA GTGAACAATGCAGGGCAACATTTGGTGAAGCCCACCGTTGAGTGcacgatggaggagtacaagaaTGTGATGGCCACCAACCTGGAGTCCAGCTTCCATCTCTGCCAACTCGCTCGCCCTCTTCTCGCGCGGGCCGTaggaggcaacatcatcaacaTCTCCTCCATTGCAAGCTCCATCGGCTTCGCAGGCTCCACAATCTATACCATCACAAAAG GCGCACTGAACCAACTGACGTGGAGTTTGGCCACCGAGTGGGCCCCTCACAACATCCGTGTGAACAGTGTCGCCCCAGGATTCATCGCAACTGATATGGTTGAAAAA ATAAATAAGGAGTACATGGAGCGGGAGCACGCGAAGACCCCGTTGCGACGGTGTGGCAAGCCAGCAGAGGTTGCCTCGACGGTGGCATTTCTCTGCATGCCGGCGGCTTCCTTCATCACCGGGCAGGTCATCTATGTTGACGGTGGTCGAACCATTAGTGCTTAA